One window of the Flavobacteriales bacterium genome contains the following:
- a CDS encoding phosphotransferase, whose product MFSPELGQAVLSALGRDSSLPIQSSRVSGGDINEAFCLRIGAEDYFLKINIAERFPKMFEKEAQGLALLAECSEFSIPKVLTVGESGNRQFLLMEYLGSGSRNSAFWEVFGRRLADMHKSSWESFGLEHDNYIGSLEQDNTPTPTWSSFFRDSRLKPLSSQAHRNGLLTSDDIHLFDRIYERLDTLFPKDAPALLHGDLWSGNFMCGSDGEATIYDPAVYYGHREMDLAMSMLFGGFDQRFYAAYDEAFPLEPEWQDRVDLCNLYPLLVHVLLF is encoded by the coding sequence GTGTTCTCCCCGGAACTCGGCCAAGCGGTCCTCAGCGCATTGGGACGGGACAGCTCTCTTCCCATCCAGTCATCACGGGTCAGTGGCGGAGACATCAATGAGGCCTTTTGCCTTCGTATAGGCGCGGAAGACTATTTCCTGAAGATCAATATTGCTGAGCGCTTCCCGAAGATGTTCGAAAAGGAAGCCCAAGGTCTTGCTCTTCTGGCCGAGTGCAGTGAATTCTCGATTCCTAAGGTTCTTACCGTGGGTGAATCAGGAAATCGTCAATTCCTACTTATGGAATACCTAGGATCAGGCAGTCGGAATTCAGCCTTCTGGGAGGTCTTCGGTCGTAGACTGGCCGATATGCATAAGTCGAGCTGGGAATCATTCGGTCTGGAACATGACAACTATATCGGCTCACTGGAGCAAGACAACACCCCTACGCCTACATGGTCATCCTTCTTCAGGGATTCCCGCCTGAAACCCCTCAGCTCGCAAGCACATCGAAATGGTCTCCTGACCTCTGATGATATTCACCTCTTCGACCGCATCTACGAGCGATTGGACACTCTTTTTCCAAAAGATGCCCCTGCCCTATTGCATGGCGACCTGTGGTCGGGCAATTTCATGTGTGGGTCCGATGGAGAGGCGACCATCTATGACCCAGCCGTCTACTACGGTCATCGGGAGATGGATCTGGCCATGAGCATGCTTTTCGGAGGTTTCGATCAGCGATTCTATGCCGCTTACGATGAGGCCTTTCCTTTGGAACCCGAATGGCAAGACCGAGTGGACCTCTGCAATCTCTATCCGCTCTTGGTCCATGTGCTGCTTTTC
- a CDS encoding T9SS type A sorting domain-containing protein: MRSYLTLLALTATLLHIQGQVVLNEVIYSPQQTVELKNVGSTTIEVGTLWLCSFPTYTQIQNMTVVSGTTTMAPGDILVVSGHGYAPADDELGLYTANSFGNSANIIDYVEWGSTGHARSSVAVAAGIWTTGDFVDNVGGAASLEYDGEGDASSDWAVSVVSTEGQENSNVDVPCDASAFAVGSQTICPGDTAVFQVVLTGIAPWTFTYSRDGVIEEPVNTSLSPHPWELTLEGTYNLVSVTDATCEGTAQGTVQVNHHEIPTATLIGPDTFCSTDTVPTIEVDLTGTGPWTFDYELDGVQQGTLEFDSSPGAIPVSGAGVYTPTDVSDANCEGEVSGSIEATIIEVDGGELSVNGGTESWLVCADDGNADAFDFEITGGVGDVSQMVITDESGVILSLPSSTLIDFEGSGAGTVLVWHMRYATGLSGLVEGNQIPDDIIGCYALSNPIEIVKETGADCTTGLSQWDAVPFSIFPNPVVDRLQFELKEKVDELQIQILAVTGEVVYSEQTLSTGLVSIDLSFLSRGLYQIMVTDGNGRLHAASFTK, encoded by the coding sequence ATGCGATCCTATCTAACCCTTCTGGCCCTCACGGCCACCCTTCTCCACATCCAAGGGCAAGTTGTCCTGAATGAAGTAATTTACTCTCCACAGCAGACGGTCGAATTGAAGAATGTCGGTTCTACGACCATCGAAGTGGGTACACTCTGGCTTTGCTCCTTTCCTACCTATACCCAGATACAGAATATGACGGTAGTATCAGGAACTACGACCATGGCCCCAGGGGACATACTCGTAGTCTCAGGCCACGGCTATGCTCCTGCTGATGATGAATTGGGGCTGTACACTGCAAATTCATTCGGTAACTCGGCCAATATCATCGACTATGTTGAATGGGGAAGTACCGGACATGCGCGCTCATCTGTGGCGGTGGCTGCCGGTATCTGGACCACTGGAGACTTTGTCGATAATGTAGGAGGTGCAGCCAGCCTGGAATATGATGGTGAGGGAGATGCCTCATCCGATTGGGCTGTCAGTGTCGTCTCTACAGAAGGGCAAGAGAACTCCAATGTCGATGTCCCCTGCGATGCTTCTGCCTTTGCGGTGGGAAGTCAGACCATCTGTCCCGGAGATACCGCGGTGTTCCAAGTCGTGCTTACCGGAATTGCCCCATGGACCTTTACCTACTCTCGAGACGGGGTCATAGAAGAACCCGTGAACACCTCCCTTTCACCTCACCCATGGGAACTGACTTTGGAGGGGACCTACAATCTCGTCTCGGTAACGGACGCGACCTGCGAGGGAACCGCTCAAGGAACCGTTCAAGTCAATCATCACGAAATCCCGACTGCTACTTTGATTGGACCGGATACCTTCTGTTCGACCGATACTGTTCCCACCATCGAAGTTGATTTGACCGGTACCGGCCCATGGACTTTCGACTATGAGCTGGACGGTGTACAACAGGGCACACTGGAATTCGACTCTTCTCCAGGAGCCATTCCGGTCAGTGGGGCGGGTGTTTATACTCCTACAGACGTAAGTGACGCCAACTGTGAGGGTGAGGTAAGTGGATCGATAGAGGCGACTATCATTGAAGTGGATGGTGGAGAACTGAGTGTGAATGGCGGCACAGAAAGCTGGCTCGTCTGTGCAGATGACGGCAACGCAGATGCATTCGATTTCGAGATAACGGGAGGCGTAGGGGATGTCAGTCAAATGGTGATCACCGATGAATCCGGAGTCATACTTTCCCTTCCATCTTCGACCCTCATCGATTTCGAAGGCTCTGGAGCCGGGACAGTGCTGGTGTGGCATATGCGCTATGCCACCGGATTGAGTGGATTGGTAGAAGGCAATCAGATTCCAGATGATATCATCGGTTGCTACGCATTATCCAATCCGATTGAAATCGTGAAGGAGACAGGAGCAGATTGTACTACGGGACTATCCCAATGGGATGCTGTTCCATTTTCCATCTTCCCTAATCCGGTGGTCGATAGACTCCAATTCGAGTTGAAGGAGAAAGTCGATGAACTTCAGATTCAGATCCTAGCGGTCACAGGAGAGGTGGTCTACTCAGAACAGACTCTAAGCACCGGTCTAGTGTCTATCGATCTTTCGTTCTTATCCAGAGGGCTATACCAGATCATGGTCACTGATGGAAACGGCCGTCTACATGCGGCCAGCTTCACAAAGTAA
- a CDS encoding T9SS type A sorting domain-containing protein, whose amino-acid sequence MKTPLLQLLLILSMSAFGQSQIGEAILGENESDFFGSAISISNDGNRLAVGARLNDGNGEDAGHVRIFERTADGWVQIGADLDGEAPDDESGSAVALSGNGNRVAIGAIQNTANGPASGHVRVYEYDGADWVQLGSDINGPMNSLFGFSVDLSGYGGNLVVGATGASVNGSNSGQIRAYQFIDGNWYMMGSPINGQMEGDLFGTSVSISSNGQRIAAGARLNDSNGDAAGHVQVYDFTGDEWVPCGAHINGEAAGDHSGGAVSLSGDGNRLAIGSRLNQGAGAASGQTRIFEYVEGSWTQLGQSLHGESSGDIFGTAVALDHDGSRVAIGAKSNDGNGNNSGQARVYQYNWGTWMQVGEDIDGVSSQDQFGESVDLSYYGDELAVGAPFNDVNGTNSGHVRVFEVGTYTGLPDLPQEEPIRVSYNSSDGIYTITLDQVYESAQVRLFDITGSIVRQERIGTTARFEYVVDLPSGLYFLQIANNEDIKGTIKLLKE is encoded by the coding sequence ATGAAAACACCACTACTACAACTACTATTGATACTATCCATGTCTGCCTTTGGACAATCGCAGATCGGTGAGGCTATCTTAGGCGAGAATGAAAGCGATTTCTTTGGTTCGGCCATTTCCATATCCAATGATGGAAATCGCTTAGCCGTAGGCGCACGACTCAATGACGGCAATGGAGAAGATGCGGGCCATGTCCGAATCTTTGAACGGACTGCTGATGGATGGGTACAGATTGGTGCCGATCTCGATGGAGAGGCTCCAGATGATGAATCGGGCTCAGCGGTCGCCCTGTCCGGCAATGGAAATCGTGTCGCCATAGGCGCCATTCAGAACACCGCCAATGGGCCGGCTTCCGGTCATGTTCGGGTCTATGAATACGATGGAGCTGACTGGGTGCAACTCGGAAGCGACATCAATGGACCCATGAACAGTCTCTTCGGATTCTCCGTAGATCTTTCAGGTTATGGAGGAAATCTGGTGGTGGGTGCTACAGGGGCTTCGGTCAATGGTTCCAATTCAGGACAAATTCGAGCCTATCAGTTCATCGATGGGAACTGGTACATGATGGGCTCTCCCATCAATGGTCAGATGGAAGGAGACCTTTTCGGCACTTCTGTCTCCATATCATCCAATGGTCAGCGTATCGCAGCTGGAGCACGATTGAACGATAGCAATGGCGATGCCGCAGGTCATGTTCAGGTCTACGATTTTACCGGAGATGAATGGGTGCCTTGTGGGGCACATATAAACGGAGAAGCTGCTGGTGATCACAGCGGAGGTGCTGTCTCCCTGTCCGGGGACGGAAATCGACTGGCTATAGGAAGTCGCTTGAACCAAGGAGCGGGCGCGGCCAGTGGGCAAACGCGCATCTTCGAGTATGTGGAAGGGAGCTGGACGCAGCTGGGTCAATCCCTCCATGGAGAGTCCTCGGGCGACATTTTCGGAACTGCCGTGGCCTTGGATCATGACGGATCACGTGTAGCTATCGGTGCCAAATCAAACGATGGTAATGGAAACAATTCGGGTCAGGCCAGGGTGTATCAATACAATTGGGGCACCTGGATGCAGGTGGGAGAAGATATCGATGGTGTCTCGAGCCAAGACCAATTCGGAGAGTCGGTCGATCTATCCTATTATGGGGATGAACTGGCGGTAGGAGCTCCATTCAATGACGTGAACGGGACCAATTCAGGCCATGTGCGCGTGTTCGAAGTAGGTACGTATACCGGTCTGCCCGACCTCCCACAAGAAGAGCCCATACGGGTAAGCTACAACTCGTCTGATGGGATCTATACGATCACACTGGACCAGGTATATGAATCCGCTCAGGTGCGGCTTTTCGATATCACCGGATCCATCGTACGACAGGAACGTATCGGAACCACCGCGCGATTTGAATATGTGGTGGACCTTCCATCTGGACTGTATTTCCTCCAGATCGCGAATAATGAAGACATCAAAGGGACAATAAAGCTACTTAAGGAGTGA
- a CDS encoding DUF4397 domain-containing protein, whose product MLPHDFAQKSLISRLFNYSVISLNKYAAFNTSVQSRGGNTNSKTMKKFSLILVAMLFLGSISAQTARVNILHNSPDDAATVVDVYVNGEIAVPDFEFRTATGFLDLPAGTPIEIDIAPGTSADVSESVYNVSLTLEADETYLVVADGITGLSSTTYTPAPAFGLQVFPMAREAASMMGNTDVLVHHGSTDAPTVDVVEVGVGAGTIVDNASYPGFVPYLELPTADYVLAVQDENQTVTVATYGAPLSTLGLDDAAITVVASGFLDPSQNGDGPAFGLFAVTAGGGAFLALPLIPANDDPCNAISLPTDGTTGVYSNVNATVPAGEEVIAPPAGTDGTSSCVSQDGWCGGDLAIQNSVWFSFEATSSGVNISTCSDNNTIDTQVALYSATDCTDYSTLTLLGANDDVTDGCAAGTSIYASDLTYCGLTVGQTYWILVDSYAGEQGDFEISVSETSCPARAQVIHNSAEDIAASVDVYIDGVLAIPGFEFRTATPFIDLPGGVEINIDIAPGGSSDVSESIYNLPATLEEGATYIIVADGITGLSTGTYTPAPAFGLQIYDMGREAASSASNTDVLVHHGSTDAPIVDVAEVGVGAGVIVDDVAYTEFQGYLELATADYQLAVQTSDNATTVATYDAPLSTLALDGAAITVVASGFLDPGVNNDGPAFGLWVAPATGGEMIPLPLVTSVDDFEPIAFNMFPNPAQDELFIGSSEQIESIAIYDTQGRLVVSEANNIQRIDISDLSEGIYTVAVSIGERISTERLVKL is encoded by the coding sequence ATGCTTCCTCATGATTTCGCACAAAAGTCACTGATTTCCAGACTGTTTAATTATTCTGTGATTTCATTGAACAAATATGCAGCGTTTAATACTTCTGTTCAATCTAGAGGGGGTAATACAAATTCAAAAACCATGAAAAAATTTTCACTCATTTTAGTTGCGATGCTCTTCTTGGGCAGTATTTCAGCCCAGACCGCACGGGTCAATATCCTCCACAACTCTCCAGATGACGCGGCCACTGTTGTGGACGTATATGTTAACGGAGAGATCGCGGTACCTGATTTCGAATTTCGTACCGCAACGGGTTTCTTGGACCTACCGGCCGGGACGCCAATTGAGATCGACATCGCACCCGGAACGAGTGCGGATGTTTCTGAATCCGTATATAATGTCTCCTTGACTTTAGAGGCGGACGAGACCTACCTGGTGGTAGCAGATGGTATCACAGGTCTCAGTAGCACCACTTACACTCCGGCTCCTGCTTTTGGTCTGCAGGTGTTTCCTATGGCCCGCGAAGCGGCTTCCATGATGGGCAATACCGATGTGCTCGTACACCACGGTTCTACCGATGCTCCTACGGTAGATGTAGTTGAAGTAGGTGTGGGTGCTGGGACCATTGTTGACAATGCTTCCTACCCGGGTTTCGTACCCTACTTGGAATTGCCTACTGCGGATTACGTACTTGCCGTACAGGATGAGAATCAGACGGTGACCGTGGCGACATACGGAGCTCCTCTGTCCACCTTGGGTCTAGATGATGCTGCCATCACTGTGGTCGCTAGCGGATTCCTTGACCCATCTCAGAACGGTGACGGTCCAGCATTCGGACTCTTTGCTGTTACTGCAGGAGGAGGTGCTTTCCTTGCACTTCCGCTCATTCCGGCCAATGATGACCCATGTAACGCGATCAGTCTTCCTACTGATGGCACTACGGGCGTCTATTCTAATGTGAATGCGACCGTTCCCGCTGGTGAAGAGGTCATCGCTCCTCCAGCAGGAACAGACGGTACATCATCATGCGTTTCCCAAGATGGATGGTGCGGGGGAGACCTTGCCATTCAGAATTCGGTATGGTTCTCATTTGAGGCCACGAGTAGCGGGGTGAACATCAGCACCTGTAGCGATAACAATACCATTGACACCCAAGTAGCACTTTACTCTGCCACCGATTGCACAGATTATAGCACCTTGACCTTATTGGGTGCTAATGATGACGTGACCGATGGCTGTGCTGCTGGTACTTCTATCTACGCCTCGGATCTGACCTACTGTGGTCTCACTGTAGGACAGACATACTGGATCCTGGTCGATTCCTATGCGGGTGAACAAGGTGATTTCGAAATCTCTGTCTCAGAGACTTCTTGCCCTGCGCGAGCACAGGTCATTCACAATTCCGCTGAGGATATTGCAGCTTCAGTCGATGTATATATCGATGGTGTTCTCGCCATTCCTGGCTTTGAATTCCGCACGGCCACTCCATTCATCGACCTTCCGGGAGGAGTTGAGATCAATATCGATATCGCCCCAGGAGGGAGTTCTGATGTATCAGAATCCATCTACAACCTCCCGGCTACTCTTGAAGAAGGTGCCACCTATATCATAGTAGCTGACGGAATCACCGGATTGAGCACAGGTACCTATACCCCTGCTCCAGCCTTTGGACTGCAGATATATGACATGGGTCGTGAAGCAGCTTCTTCAGCTTCCAATACCGATGTCCTTGTACATCACGGGTCCACTGATGCCCCGATAGTCGATGTTGCAGAAGTAGGAGTAGGCGCTGGAGTGATTGTGGATGATGTCGCTTATACAGAGTTCCAAGGCTACTTGGAGCTGGCAACTGCCGACTATCAACTGGCGGTGCAGACCTCTGATAACGCGACAACCGTTGCCACGTATGACGCCCCATTGTCCACGTTGGCATTGGATGGAGCAGCCATCACAGTGGTGGCTTCTGGATTCTTGGATCCCGGTGTCAATAATGACGGTCCAGCATTCGGACTTTGGGTCGCCCCTGCCACTGGTGGAGAGATGATTCCTCTCCCATTGGTCACAAGTGTCGATGACTTCGAGCCGATTGCTTTCAACATGTTCCCTAATCCTGCTCAGGATGAACTATTCATCGGTTCATCAGAACAGATCGAGAGCATCGCTATCTATGATACGCAAGGAAGGTTGGTCGTCAGCGAGGCCAATAATATCCAACGCATCGATATCTCTGACCTTTCAGAGGGCATCTATACAGTTGCCGTATCGATCGGTGAGCGTATCAGCACAGAGCGCTTGGTAAAACTTTGA
- a CDS encoding VWA domain-containing protein, with protein MSHAQGQITPSLEKLDFGEVDRGSDRLHEFVLVNENSQQVSLLRVQTKSSIFDIRTDKREIPPRDSMTVRIKLNPVRTGNVRDELTIFFGKETVRIPIRAEVKYVDAADNLPCPDFDRTDPGAGSDWSAYFKVIDRDTGKPLKKAEIVLSGRAGHQIIGMTDASGIWESTLPIDFYDIQASRAGYAKYTMESYINRRNKDFILELMSGEMGSVVVRRPGALDTEKEEEKEPKAPEEETVKEELSETEEEAMVEQHPEFSLTEYRPNNVVFLVDISTSMRKQDRIELLKSSMIELAHMLRPQDIISIVTYATTTDVVLSGQAVKDSQEIEAIIAGLQAEGKTAGEAGLKQAYTILKRHYIEQGNNQVYIATDGAFDHGSDKVRKLVSKKANRGMRLSVLSIRASRWVDEKMQELAETGKGRHLSLQEDSDRENLRELIKQQSKRK; from the coding sequence GTGTCACATGCACAAGGACAGATCACCCCTTCGCTCGAAAAGCTGGATTTCGGTGAGGTCGACCGAGGTAGTGACAGGCTGCATGAGTTTGTTCTGGTGAATGAGAACTCCCAACAGGTCTCCTTACTCAGAGTACAGACCAAGAGCAGCATCTTCGACATACGTACAGATAAACGCGAGATTCCACCACGCGATAGCATGACCGTAAGGATCAAGCTAAACCCAGTGAGAACAGGAAATGTGCGGGATGAACTGACCATTTTCTTCGGGAAAGAAACGGTACGGATCCCCATACGGGCCGAGGTGAAATATGTCGATGCGGCAGATAATCTCCCATGCCCGGATTTCGACCGAACAGACCCTGGAGCCGGGTCGGATTGGTCGGCTTACTTCAAAGTCATCGATAGAGATACCGGAAAGCCATTGAAAAAGGCTGAGATCGTCCTTTCAGGTAGAGCAGGACATCAGATCATAGGGATGACCGATGCCTCGGGAATCTGGGAGTCGACCTTGCCCATAGATTTCTATGACATCCAGGCCAGCAGAGCTGGATACGCCAAATACACCATGGAGTCCTATATAAATCGTAGGAATAAGGATTTCATCCTCGAGTTGATGTCGGGAGAAATGGGGAGTGTGGTGGTGAGAAGACCAGGAGCGTTGGATACTGAAAAGGAAGAAGAGAAGGAACCGAAAGCTCCCGAGGAGGAAACGGTCAAAGAAGAACTCTCAGAGACCGAGGAAGAGGCGATGGTCGAGCAGCACCCCGAGTTCTCCTTGACCGAGTACAGACCCAATAATGTGGTCTTCTTGGTAGACATCTCCACCTCCATGCGGAAACAGGACCGGATAGAACTGCTGAAATCCAGTATGATCGAGCTCGCACACATGCTCAGACCGCAGGATATCATTTCCATAGTGACCTACGCCACCACCACCGATGTCGTTCTATCTGGTCAAGCAGTGAAGGACAGTCAGGAGATAGAGGCGATCATCGCAGGACTCCAGGCCGAGGGGAAAACAGCCGGTGAGGCCGGTCTCAAACAGGCCTATACCATCCTTAAAAGGCATTATATCGAGCAGGGGAATAACCAAGTGTACATCGCCACCGATGGAGCATTCGATCATGGAAGTGATAAGGTCAGAAAACTCGTCAGTAAGAAGGCGAATAGAGGTATGCGCTTGTCTGTTCTATCCATACGGGCCAGTCGATGGGTGGATGAGAAGATGCAGGAATTGGCAGAGACCGGCAAGGGTAGACACCTCAGTCTGCAAGAAGATAGTGACCGAGAGAACCTTCGGGAACTGATCAAGCAACAGAGCAAACGGAAATAG
- the rseP gene encoding RIP metalloprotease RseP: MEVLIQATQFLLSLSLLIVLHEFGHFIPARLFGTRVEKFYLFFDYKWSLVKKKIGDTEWGIGWIPLGGYVKIAGMIDESMDTEQMKGPAQPWEFRAKPAWQRLIIMLGGVTVNLILGFFIYAMMMWALGERTLPNDNLKDGVWVMSEIAEEIGFRNGDKILSVRGEEVPLFTSLTEEIIYGGEVMVLRDGQQVALTVPESVVGTLSERRTGPFFYPRVPFIINSVPDTSHNAGVIQPKDEILALAGRPVKYYDQAQDMLKEMAGALIELDIRRDGKRIGAQVKVNEDGMIGVRPLIMSFDELERTGQYEFVTEEYSFAESWPAGWRKTMDKLGSYVRQFKLILNPETGAYKGMGGFMAIGGLFSAEWDWVHFWEITALISLILAFMNLLPIPVLDGGHVMFLLYEMATGREPNQKILEYAQMIGFFLLIALLIYANGNDIYHWLKG; this comes from the coding sequence ATGGAAGTACTGATACAAGCCACACAATTCCTATTGAGTCTGAGTTTACTCATCGTACTGCATGAGTTCGGACACTTCATTCCTGCCCGACTGTTCGGTACGCGTGTGGAGAAATTCTACCTCTTCTTCGATTACAAATGGTCCTTGGTCAAGAAAAAGATAGGTGATACCGAGTGGGGAATAGGCTGGATACCCTTAGGAGGCTACGTGAAGATTGCCGGTATGATCGATGAGAGCATGGATACCGAGCAGATGAAAGGTCCAGCTCAACCTTGGGAATTCAGGGCCAAACCAGCATGGCAACGACTGATCATCATGCTGGGCGGAGTCACGGTCAATCTGATACTCGGATTCTTCATCTATGCGATGATGATGTGGGCTTTGGGGGAGCGCACCCTCCCCAATGATAATCTGAAAGACGGAGTGTGGGTGATGAGCGAGATCGCTGAAGAGATCGGCTTCAGAAATGGAGATAAGATACTCAGCGTCAGAGGAGAAGAAGTCCCTCTGTTCACCTCACTTACCGAAGAGATCATCTATGGAGGCGAGGTCATGGTGCTCCGCGATGGACAACAGGTAGCACTTACCGTTCCTGAATCTGTGGTAGGGACCCTTTCAGAACGCAGGACAGGCCCATTCTTTTACCCGCGTGTGCCCTTCATCATCAATTCAGTACCGGATACATCCCACAATGCGGGAGTCATTCAACCTAAAGATGAGATCTTGGCGCTTGCCGGTCGTCCGGTCAAGTATTATGACCAGGCCCAAGACATGCTCAAAGAAATGGCCGGAGCATTGATCGAATTGGATATACGCAGAGATGGCAAGCGTATCGGGGCTCAGGTAAAGGTCAACGAAGACGGGATGATCGGAGTGCGCCCATTGATCATGAGTTTCGATGAATTGGAGCGCACCGGGCAGTATGAATTCGTCACTGAAGAATATTCATTTGCAGAATCATGGCCCGCTGGTTGGAGAAAGACCATGGACAAGTTGGGCAGTTATGTCAGACAATTCAAACTCATTCTCAATCCGGAGACCGGGGCCTACAAAGGCATGGGTGGATTCATGGCCATAGGTGGGCTGTTCTCTGCAGAGTGGGATTGGGTCCATTTCTGGGAGATAACGGCCTTGATCTCACTTATCCTGGCATTCATGAACCTATTGCCCATACCTGTATTAGATGGAGGTCATGTCATGTTCCTGCTCTATGAGATGGCCACCGGCAGAGAGCCGAACCAGAAGATTCTGGAGTACGCTCAGATGATTGGATTCTTCTTGTTGATCGCTTTGTTGATCTATGCCAACGGTAACGACATCTATCATTGGCTCAAGGGCTGA
- a CDS encoding sodium:proton exchanger: MDYYIVIGLSLIIILSHFFNVISDRTNIPSVVLLLGMGILMKAILDFFGYGDKLDFIYRFEVLPVIGTMGLILIVLEAALDLKLTRDRWPVIWRSFVIALLSLAFTTTAVALILQYFLFLDTFQAFLYAMPLSIMSSAIVIPSVTNLLPERKEFMIYESTFSDILGIMAFYFFLGNSDGGSAAEVTWGVTSSIILTIILSVVISGVLVWLFHKMTSHVKLFLVIAILMFLYAIGKLFHFSSLVLILVFGLMLNNPELFFRGRLAGYIRTENLKPLLRDFHIITLESAFVLRTFFFIIFGLTVSLTGLLSIKVLLVSVAVILVTYLLRYVMLKLFKNDSIDPLLYITPRGLITVLLFFSIPGEFLNEDFDAGILLFTIMATSLIMTSALIRRGRELSIPDPIPNEDAELEMYEKELDDSLKLDNPE; this comes from the coding sequence ATGGATTATTACATCGTTATTGGGCTTTCGCTCATCATCATCCTTTCCCATTTCTTCAATGTGATCTCGGATCGCACGAATATTCCCAGCGTAGTTCTACTACTAGGGATGGGTATCCTGATGAAGGCCATTCTGGACTTCTTCGGCTATGGGGATAAATTGGACTTCATCTATAGATTCGAGGTCCTGCCGGTGATCGGCACCATGGGATTGATACTCATCGTGCTGGAAGCGGCCCTCGATCTGAAACTGACCCGTGACCGATGGCCCGTCATCTGGCGTTCATTCGTCATAGCGCTGCTCTCACTGGCATTTACCACCACTGCGGTAGCCCTTATTCTGCAATACTTCTTGTTCTTGGACACCTTCCAAGCATTTCTCTATGCCATGCCGCTTTCCATCATGTCATCGGCCATTGTCATCCCGAGTGTGACCAATCTATTGCCGGAGCGCAAGGAGTTCATGATCTATGAGAGCACCTTTTCCGATATACTGGGTATCATGGCCTTCTACTTCTTTCTGGGCAATTCAGACGGTGGATCAGCAGCTGAGGTGACTTGGGGAGTTACATCGAGCATCATTCTGACCATCATCCTCTCGGTGGTGATCAGCGGGGTCCTGGTCTGGCTCTTTCACAAGATGACCAGTCATGTCAAGCTATTCCTGGTGATAGCGATACTCATGTTTCTCTATGCCATCGGTAAATTGTTCCATTTCTCCAGTCTGGTACTCATTCTTGTATTCGGATTGATGCTCAACAATCCAGAGCTCTTTTTCAGAGGTAGACTTGCAGGATATATCCGCACAGAGAACCTGAAACCCCTGCTGCGCGATTTCCATATCATCACGCTGGAAAGTGCCTTCGTACTGCGCACCTTCTTCTTCATCATCTTCGGATTGACAGTAAGTCTTACCGGACTGCTGAGTATCAAGGTGTTGCTGGTCAGTGTAGCAGTCATCCTAGTGACCTATCTACTGCGCTATGTCATGCTCAAGTTGTTCAAGAACGACTCTATCGACCCCTTGCTCTATATCACACCGAGAGGATTGATCACCGTACTGCTATTCTTCAGTATCCCGGGAGAATTCCTCAATGAGGATTTTGATGCGGGCATACTCCTCTTCACCATCATGGCCACGAGTTTGATCATGACCTCTGCGCTCATCCGCAGGGGTAGGGAACTATCGATTCCTGACCCCATTCCCAACGAGGATGCAGAACTGGAGATGTATGAGAAAGAGCTGGATGATAGCCTCAAACTCGATAATCCTGAATGA